From one Ignavibacteria bacterium genomic stretch:
- a CDS encoding Hpt domain-containing protein, which yields MSNPSSVPYRLPDTLPTDPVLADLLPLFTQQWLSDLHDAHSLFVTKSDPEALYRLGHTIKGSFAQFGFTHLAPLGKDIIECCKSGDWEGAQVLLKHLEDLLGELQKRL from the coding sequence ATGTCAAACCCATCATCTGTTCCATATCGCCTTCCCGATACACTGCCTACTGACCCGGTACTGGCTGACCTGTTGCCACTGTTTACCCAGCAATGGCTGTCGGATTTACACGATGCTCACTCGTTATTCGTAACCAAATCCGATCCGGAAGCGTTGTATCGCCTGGGTCACACCATTAAAGGCTCTTTTGCACAGTTTGGTTTTACCCATCTTGCCCCACTCGGAAAAGATATTATTGAATGCTGTAAATCCGGAGACTGGGAAGGGGCTCAGGTCCTGCTGAAGCACCTTGAAGATCTGCTTGGTGAACTACAAAAACGTTTGTAA
- the lipA gene encoding lipoyl synthase, which yields MSNQTTETTVPAPRRPEWLKVKAPGGEDYARVKGMMRSKALHTVCEEARCPNITECWNAGTATFMIHGDTCTRSCSFCAVRTGRPLPVDLDEPRRVAEAVVAMKLQHAVVTSVNRDDLKDGGSEIWADTVRAIRALAPKTTIELLIPDFKNNLDNMHRVFRTMPDIMGHNTETVPRLYKYVRPQARYDWSLNVLAESKKAGLRTKTGIMLGLGETFDEVVRTMEDIVQIGVDVLTLGQYLQPTKNHTSVDRYVHPDEFRKYKEIGLEMGFGYVESGPLVRSSYHAERHV from the coding sequence ATGAGTAACCAGACAACTGAAACAACTGTCCCCGCTCCCCGACGTCCGGAATGGCTTAAAGTAAAAGCCCCCGGTGGCGAAGACTACGCCCGCGTAAAGGGAATGATGCGCTCTAAAGCCCTGCATACGGTGTGTGAAGAAGCACGCTGCCCAAACATTACCGAATGCTGGAATGCAGGTACTGCTACGTTCATGATTCACGGCGATACCTGCACGCGATCGTGTTCGTTCTGTGCTGTGCGTACCGGACGGCCTTTGCCGGTTGACCTTGACGAGCCACGCCGCGTTGCAGAGGCGGTTGTTGCAATGAAACTTCAGCATGCCGTGGTTACCAGCGTGAACCGTGACGATTTAAAGGACGGCGGTTCTGAAATCTGGGCCGACACGGTTCGTGCTATCAGGGCACTGGCGCCGAAAACCACAATAGAGCTGCTGATTCCTGATTTTAAGAACAATCTTGATAATATGCACAGAGTGTTTCGGACAATGCCCGATATCATGGGACATAATACCGAAACCGTTCCCCGCCTGTACAAGTACGTGCGTCCGCAGGCTCGCTACGATTGGTCACTGAATGTTCTGGCCGAAAGTAAAAAAGCCGGCCTTCGTACGAAAACCGGGATCATGCTTGGTCTGGGTGAAACCTTCGACGAGGTTGTCCGCACGATGGAAGATATTGTTCAAATTGGCGTAGATGTTTTAACCCTGGGACAGTACCTGCAGCCAACCAAGAACCACACATCGGTTGACCGGTATGTTCACCCCGATGAGTTCCGTAAGTACAAGGAAATCGGGTTGGAAATGGGCTTTGGTTATGTTGAAAGCGGGCCGCTCGTCCGCAGCTCATACCATGCAGAACGTCACGTGTAA
- a CDS encoding MBL fold metallo-hydrolase has product MKAVILGSGTSTGVPTVSCTCDTCLSTDPHDKRLRTSLLIRSNTTTVVIDTSSDFRQQMLTHTVLDIHGVVYTHHHYDHIGGFDDLRPYSFRSGSPVEVYGTNETLAVIRSTFPYAFGLVQPTGASTPNVHLNTITQAPFTIGDIPITPIPLLHGSMNVNGYRIGNLAYCTDTNNIPSSSMELLRGLDTLILDGLRWKKHPTHFSIPESLHIIEQLQPGQTYLTHIAHQVLHTETSARLPVGVALAYDNLELDITTA; this is encoded by the coding sequence ATGAAGGCCGTTATCCTTGGAAGCGGTACCAGTACCGGTGTGCCAACGGTGTCGTGCACATGCGATACATGTCTGAGCACCGATCCTCATGATAAAAGACTGCGAACATCGCTGTTAATACGCTCTAACACAACGACAGTTGTGATTGATACATCGTCGGACTTCAGGCAGCAGATGCTCACTCATACCGTACTGGATATCCACGGTGTTGTTTATACCCACCATCATTACGATCATATCGGTGGGTTCGATGACCTGCGCCCGTACTCGTTCCGCTCCGGCAGCCCTGTGGAAGTGTACGGTACCAACGAAACGCTTGCCGTTATCCGGTCAACCTTTCCCTACGCGTTTGGCTTAGTGCAGCCCACCGGCGCCTCCACGCCGAACGTCCATCTGAACACCATTACCCAAGCCCCCTTCACCATCGGCGATATTCCAATAACCCCTATACCATTGCTACATGGATCGATGAATGTGAACGGATACCGTATTGGTAACCTTGCTTACTGTACCGACACCAACAACATTCCATCCTCTTCAATGGAACTGTTAAGGGGCTTGGACACGCTGATATTGGACGGGTTACGCTGGAAGAAACACCCTACGCATTTTTCAATACCGGAGTCACTCCACATTATTGAGCAACTACAGCCAGGCCAAACCTACCTCACGCATATCGCACACCAGGTACTGCACACCGAAACATCGGCGAGGCTCCCTGTGGGCGTAGCCCTTGCTTACGACAATCTTGAGCTGGACATTACTACGGCGTAA
- a CDS encoding exo-alpha-sialidase translates to MINTPAQMLERITGYSFTGDWYQTTPISDNEYIIAAGYARLIRWNVDDRTFTKLPEIPCMALTSFAAYGDSWYLGTWNGTLLISTNQGVSWEELYTFDTGMMGVWVFHATGQKVYGLVGDAVFIYDTQTKKVSVVLQDQPGRYTCLDVHGQVLTVAGMTGKVVQSHDDGATWEVLQSDSANRISAICRVDDTTIVFGGSATRMWTSYDNGRSMTYHTVLSSMYYNENDIPNIEHSKILSIVYTGGRLMAVGQMAKLMDLPHRYGLYVSTSQGQNWEMKTLLETPQELPVRFQIANAILPRSDGSVYVVEPAFDEDGTVRITRISINYKANTDTLFFNLNVMDPNPVPNSKNLPYIGRYLLTTDGTLYRLVIVITVLDDKSDNYSKNEYLNIIQKSTDRGVTWITTGELTTDLRINSWYIGDGNIYVYLASGGESPPYLAVSTDGGLTFTISKPVTSLLSKIVGDVHGRQTIGYSGYSNDTVGSVIQSGLLFDVQKDGTCTRIELPKLAEKLSVSEPVIYKDSLYLAVCEFDEDGRVAHAWILSSSLPVSDWKVHLIPFGFDNLQPFVRVSLWTVTDRHIYLKSGQLHVADFDAESGTVTEQNVMPEVDLTDPWNQAVQLSNFVAFDDYLFFTIGQTIKVRSRYETQWHSISRCYGPESGFYINIFQLDSVTWFVARPDALYHLHLDAPATSVSEYPQQESDVRSIVIQRDQPLQLDNATITAVLYTNTGEAVATIPVVNGVPYEVPVSQFAPGVYYLVEKTPQQPRLTKVMVTP, encoded by the coding sequence GTGATTAATACGCCAGCTCAAATGCTTGAGCGCATAACCGGCTACTCGTTTACCGGTGACTGGTATCAAACTACACCAATATCCGATAATGAATACATTATTGCTGCCGGCTATGCGAGGCTTATTCGGTGGAACGTAGATGACCGAACCTTCACCAAGTTGCCAGAAATACCGTGTATGGCACTGACATCGTTTGCTGCCTATGGCGACTCATGGTATCTAGGAACCTGGAACGGAACCTTGCTTATTTCTACGAACCAGGGTGTAAGCTGGGAGGAACTTTATACGTTTGATACAGGAATGATGGGAGTATGGGTGTTTCACGCAACCGGCCAAAAGGTGTACGGTTTGGTTGGTGATGCCGTGTTTATCTATGATACACAAACAAAGAAAGTAAGCGTGGTACTTCAGGATCAGCCGGGCAGATATACGTGTCTTGATGTGCATGGTCAGGTACTTACCGTTGCGGGAATGACCGGAAAGGTTGTACAAAGCCATGATGATGGTGCTACGTGGGAAGTCCTGCAGTCTGACAGTGCGAACAGGATATCAGCAATCTGCAGGGTTGACGATACAACCATTGTTTTTGGCGGCAGTGCTACCCGGATGTGGACTTCGTATGATAACGGCCGCAGCATGACCTACCACACGGTTCTAAGTTCGATGTATTATAATGAAAATGATATTCCAAATATAGAGCATAGTAAAATACTCAGCATCGTGTACACCGGTGGTAGGCTGATGGCTGTTGGCCAGATGGCAAAGCTCATGGACTTGCCACACCGTTATGGTTTGTACGTTTCAACGAGCCAGGGGCAGAATTGGGAGATGAAAACGCTACTGGAAACCCCGCAGGAGCTTCCGGTGCGGTTTCAGATTGCTAATGCAATACTACCACGATCAGACGGATCGGTTTACGTCGTAGAGCCGGCTTTTGACGAAGATGGTACTGTTCGAATTACCAGGATTTCGATTAATTATAAAGCAAACACTGATACACTGTTCTTTAATCTGAACGTCATGGATCCGAATCCGGTGCCAAATAGTAAAAATCTGCCCTATATTGGCAGGTATTTGTTGACAACGGATGGAACTCTGTATCGCCTTGTAATTGTTATAACTGTTTTAGATGACAAGTCCGATAATTACAGTAAAAATGAGTATCTGAATATAATCCAAAAAAGTACCGATCGGGGTGTGACATGGATAACTACCGGTGAATTAACAACAGATCTGCGGATTAACTCATGGTATATTGGCGACGGTAATATATACGTGTATTTGGCTTCTGGAGGTGAGTCACCTCCTTATCTGGCAGTTTCTACCGACGGCGGTTTGACGTTTACTATCTCCAAACCGGTCACGAGTTTATTGAGTAAAATAGTGGGTGATGTGCATGGCCGGCAGACGATTGGGTACTCAGGCTATAGTAACGACACTGTCGGCTCGGTAATCCAATCAGGGTTGCTGTTTGATGTGCAAAAAGACGGAACATGTACCCGTATCGAACTGCCGAAGCTTGCAGAAAAATTATCGGTCAGTGAGCCTGTGATATACAAAGACTCTCTATACCTAGCAGTATGCGAGTTTGATGAGGATGGTAGGGTTGCTCACGCTTGGATACTCTCAAGTTCGCTTCCTGTTTCCGACTGGAAGGTACACCTGATCCCATTTGGGTTTGATAATTTACAACCGTTTGTCAGAGTATCTTTATGGACTGTAACGGATAGGCATATCTATCTAAAATCGGGTCAGCTTCATGTGGCAGATTTCGATGCTGAATCCGGAACGGTGACGGAACAGAATGTCATGCCTGAAGTTGATCTTACAGATCCCTGGAATCAGGCTGTGCAACTGTCGAACTTTGTAGCATTTGACGATTATTTGTTTTTTACGATAGGTCAGACAATAAAGGTACGTTCAAGGTATGAAACCCAATGGCATTCTATTTCCCGCTGTTACGGTCCCGAGTCCGGTTTTTATATAAACATCTTTCAATTGGATTCGGTAACCTGGTTTGTTGCACGTCCCGATGCACTGTACCACCTACATCTTGATGCTCCCGCTACATCGGTATCCGAGTACCCGCAGCAGGAGAGTGATGTTCGCAGCATCGTAATTCAGCGCGATCAGCCGCTGCAGCTTGATAATGCTACGATTACAGCGGTACTTTATACAAACACCGGTGAAGCAGTGGCTACGATACCGGTAGTGAACGGGGTACCGTATGAGGTGCCGGTGTCACAGTTTGCACCAGGCGTGTACTACCTTGTTGAGAAAACACCGCAACAGCCCCGGCTGACAAAGGTTATGGTTACGCCGTAG
- a CDS encoding Nif3-like dinuclear metal center hexameric protein, whose protein sequence is MQVHSFLSTIESVLPLHVAVSGDPVGLQVENTRNNVLEVMVTLDVTDAVIEEAEALGVDTIVSYHPLVYSPLHRIALSDRTGRLVSKLIRADLSLICVHTAFDVYPQGTNALLCSKLGLLQMRVLRAAPQENMGIVAQTRQPVPLMDFVHTVATVCGNPVRFSAGSRDHIHTVAMVGGSGFSYYGDAVAAGADVFITADVKYHSFMAAKDQIAIIDPGHFEMEQFVPHALTSELQSLCPHIRFHTSQIITNPVQYYSP, encoded by the coding sequence ATGCAGGTGCATTCATTCCTAAGCACAATTGAGTCAGTACTCCCATTACACGTAGCCGTTAGCGGCGACCCGGTGGGACTCCAGGTAGAGAATACCCGAAACAACGTTTTGGAGGTCATGGTTACACTCGATGTAACTGATGCGGTGATAGAAGAAGCCGAGGCGCTGGGAGTTGATACTATCGTTAGTTACCATCCGTTGGTGTACAGTCCACTGCACCGCATTGCGTTATCCGACAGAACGGGCAGGCTGGTATCAAAGCTGATTAGGGCAGATCTATCACTGATCTGCGTTCATACTGCATTCGACGTGTATCCGCAGGGAACCAATGCCCTCCTCTGCAGTAAGCTGGGCTTATTGCAGATGCGGGTTCTTCGTGCTGCGCCACAGGAGAATATGGGTATCGTTGCACAGACACGCCAGCCGGTACCGTTGATGGATTTCGTGCATACTGTGGCTACCGTTTGTGGCAATCCGGTACGGTTTTCTGCCGGCAGCCGCGACCATATCCATACTGTGGCAATGGTAGGGGGCTCAGGTTTCTCGTATTACGGTGACGCAGTGGCTGCCGGTGCCGACGTATTCATCACCGCAGATGTTAAATATCATTCGTTTATGGCTGCTAAAGACCAAATAGCCATCATCGACCCTGGGCATTTTGAAATGGAACAATTTGTGCCTCATGCTCTGACCTCTGAGCTTCAGTCACTATGTCCCCACATCAGATTTCACACTTCTCAGATTATCACAAACCCTGTACAGTATTACAGTCCTTAA